The Bacillus sp. BGMRC 2118 genome window below encodes:
- a CDS encoding ATP-dependent Clp protease ATP-binding subunit, which produces MMFGRFTERAQKVLALAQEEAVRLGHNNIGTEHILLGLVREGEGIAAKALQALGLSPEKIQKEVETLIGRGQDATQTIHYTPRAKKVIELSMDEARKLGHSYVGTEHILLGLIREGEGVAARVLNNLGVSLNKARQQVLQLLGSNESSSGSHQGGTSVHANTPTLDSLARDLTSIAREGSLDPVIGRSKEIQRVIEVLSRRTKNNPVLIGEPGVGKTAIAEGLAQQIVNNEVPEILRDKRVMTLDMGTVVAGTKYRGEFEDRLKKVMDEIRQAGNIILFIDELHTLIGAGGAEGAIDASNILKPSLARGELQCIGATTLDEYRKYIEKDAALERRFQPIQVDEPTLEESIQILKGLRDRYEAHHRVSITDEAIVEAVKLSDRYITDRFLPDKAIDLIDEAASKVRLRSYTTPPNLKELELKLDEVRKEKDAAVQSQEFEKAASLRDSEQKLREQLEETKKTWKEKQGQENSEVTTEDIALVVASWTRIPVSKLAESETEKLLKLEEILHSRVIGQDEAVVAVSKAVRRARAGLKDPKRPIGSFIFLGPTGIGKTELARTLAEAMFGDDDAMIRIDMSEYMEKHSTSRLVGSPPGYVGYEEGGQLTEKVRRKPYSVVLLDEVEKAHPDVFNILLQVLEDGRLTDSKGRVVDFRNTIVIMTSNVGADTLKRNKYVGFNIQDENQDYKDMKGKVMEELKKAFRPEFLNRIDEMIVFHSLEKKHLKEIVTLMVQQLQKRLTEQQIDLVVTDSAIDKLAEEGTDLEYGARPLRRSIQKNVEDRLSEELLKGSIEKGQRVELAVEDNEFVVRTVEKTIV; this is translated from the coding sequence TAACAATATTGGGACAGAACATATTTTATTAGGTTTGGTTCGTGAAGGAGAAGGAATCGCAGCAAAAGCACTTCAGGCTTTAGGTCTCAGCCCTGAGAAGATTCAAAAAGAAGTCGAAACGTTAATTGGTCGAGGACAAGATGCAACTCAAACAATTCACTATACTCCTAGGGCAAAGAAAGTAATTGAGCTATCTATGGATGAAGCACGTAAGCTTGGACATTCTTATGTTGGAACAGAACATATTTTGCTTGGCCTAATCCGTGAAGGAGAAGGTGTGGCAGCAAGAGTATTAAATAATCTAGGAGTTAGCTTAAATAAAGCACGTCAACAAGTGCTACAGTTATTAGGCAGTAATGAGTCATCTTCAGGTTCTCATCAAGGTGGTACATCTGTACACGCAAATACACCAACTCTGGATAGCTTAGCAAGAGATTTAACGTCGATAGCTAGGGAAGGAAGCTTAGATCCTGTTATCGGGCGCAGCAAAGAAATACAACGTGTAATAGAAGTACTTAGCCGTCGTACGAAGAATAATCCAGTGTTAATTGGTGAACCTGGTGTAGGTAAAACAGCAATAGCTGAAGGGTTAGCACAACAAATCGTAAACAACGAAGTACCGGAAATTTTACGTGATAAGAGAGTCATGACATTAGATATGGGAACAGTTGTGGCAGGGACTAAGTACCGCGGGGAATTTGAAGATCGTCTAAAGAAAGTTATGGATGAAATTCGTCAGGCCGGAAATATTATTTTATTCATTGATGAGCTCCATACGTTAATCGGTGCAGGTGGAGCGGAAGGTGCTATTGATGCATCTAACATCTTAAAACCTTCACTTGCCAGAGGGGAGCTTCAATGTATTGGTGCTACAACATTAGACGAGTATCGTAAATATATTGAAAAAGATGCAGCACTTGAGCGAAGATTCCAGCCTATTCAAGTGGATGAACCTACCCTGGAAGAATCTATCCAAATCTTAAAGGGCCTTCGTGACCGGTACGAGGCACATCACCGTGTGTCCATTACAGATGAGGCAATTGTAGAAGCTGTAAAGCTATCTGACCGTTATATTACAGATCGGTTCCTGCCAGATAAAGCAATAGATCTAATTGATGAGGCAGCATCAAAGGTACGTCTACGTTCCTATACTACACCTCCTAACTTAAAGGAGCTTGAATTAAAGCTTGATGAAGTTAGAAAAGAGAAGGATGCGGCGGTTCAAAGCCAAGAATTTGAAAAGGCTGCATCTCTACGCGATTCAGAGCAAAAGCTACGTGAGCAACTGGAAGAGACAAAAAAGACATGGAAAGAAAAGCAAGGACAAGAGAATTCAGAAGTAACGACAGAGGATATTGCGTTGGTTGTTGCCAGCTGGACTCGTATTCCAGTATCAAAATTGGCAGAATCTGAAACTGAAAAGTTATTGAAGTTAGAAGAAATTCTTCATTCTAGAGTAATTGGACAGGACGAAGCAGTTGTTGCCGTATCAAAAGCAGTACGACGTGCTCGTGCGGGATTAAAAGATCCAAAACGCCCAATTGGATCATTCATATTCCTTGGCCCAACAGGTATTGGTAAAACAGAGCTTGCACGTACATTGGCTGAAGCGATGTTCGGTGATGATGATGCGATGATTCGTATTGATATGTCTGAATATATGGAGAAGCACTCTACTTCCCGTTTAGTCGGCTCACCTCCTGGTTATGTAGGATATGAAGAAGGCGGACAATTAACAGAAAAGGTTAGAAGAAAGCCATATTCGGTTGTATTACTCGATGAAGTCGAGAAAGCACACCCAGATGTATTCAATATCCTACTGCAAGTATTAGAAGACGGAAGACTAACAGACTCTAAAGGACGTGTAGTAGATTTTAGAAATACGATCGTCATTATGACTTCTAATGTTGGGGCAGATACGCTTAAACGCAATAAATATGTTGGTTTCAATATTCAAGATGAAAACCAAGATTATAAGGATATGAAAGGGAAAGTGATGGAAGAGCTGAAAAAGGCGTTCCGTCCAGAATTCTTAAACCGTATTGATGAAATGATTGTGTTCCACTCATTAGAGAAGAAACACTTAAAGGAAATCGTAACGCTTATGGTTCAGCAATTACAAAAGCGTCTAACTGAGCAGCAAATTGATCTTGTTGTGACAGATAGTGCAATTGATAAACTTGCTGAAGAAGGAACAGATTTAGAATATGGTGCACGTCCATTACGAAGATCTATCCAAAAAAATGTAGAAGACCGATTATCAGAAGAACTTCTAAAAGGTTCAATTGAAAAGGGTCAACGTGTGGAGTTAGCTGTTGAGGATAATGAGTTTGTTGTACGTACTGTTGAAAAAACAATAGTGTAA